Proteins from one Mycobacterium sp. HUMS_12744610 genomic window:
- a CDS encoding helix-turn-helix domain-containing protein, whose product MARKLDYRWHLRQVMAAREMFSTTDLIEPLAQRGIHLSSSQVYRLVVERPERLSLNILMALLDVLDCRMDELIEPVAAAAPTRKKRAAGGADAGLGGLRPKRARISGIES is encoded by the coding sequence ATGGCCCGCAAACTCGACTACCGATGGCACCTGCGTCAGGTGATGGCTGCACGCGAGATGTTCAGCACCACCGACCTGATAGAGCCGTTGGCGCAACGCGGCATCCATCTGTCGTCCAGCCAGGTCTATCGGCTCGTCGTCGAGCGACCCGAGCGGCTGAGCCTGAATATTCTGATGGCGCTGCTGGACGTCCTGGACTGCCGGATGGACGAGCTGATCGAACCGGTCGCCGCAGCCGCGCCGACGCGCAAGAAACGTGCCGCTGGCGGCGCCGACGCCGGTCTGGGCGGACTGCGGCCAAAACGCGCTCGCATCAGCGGCATTGAAAGCTAA
- a CDS encoding DUF6131 family protein, with amino-acid sequence MIVLGIILIVLGLLLPALVPTFAYAHICLVIGVILLVVGLLLMLMGRMGHAVGGRRHYY; translated from the coding sequence ATGATCGTTCTCGGAATCATCCTTATCGTCCTCGGGCTCCTCCTCCCTGCCCTCGTCCCGACCTTCGCTTACGCCCATATTTGCTTGGTCATCGGGGTCATCCTCCTCGTCGTCGGCCTGCTTCTGATGCTGATGGGACGGATGGGACACGCCGTCGGCGGCCGACGCCACTACTACTAA
- a CDS encoding fatty acid desaturase family protein — protein MAITDIPAFAHLTDADIESLGVELDAIRLDIEDSRGERDARYIRRTIAAQRALEVAGRLMLAGSSRRSAWWAGTVTLALAKIIENMEVGHNVTHGQWDWMNDPEIHSSTWEWDMSAASKHWRFSHNFQHHKYTNILDMDDDVGYTVLRVTRDQPWELFNVGNVLFNAILALGFEWGIGLQSIEFSKVFKAGPDRDINRLRVREFSAKAGRQVLKDYVAFPALTSLSPAASYKSTLKASVVANVVRNVWANAVIFCGHFPDGAEKFAKTDMVGETRGRWYLRQMLGSANFDAGPTLRFMSGNLCHQIEHHLYPDLPSNRLQEISVRVRQVCAKYDLPYTTGSFLMQYGKAWRTIAKLSLPDRYLRDTAEDAPETRSERMFTELEPGFAGIDPATGRRRGLKTAIATIRQRRTDPRINQDAQWVGIDQALTRRWFTRQ, from the coding sequence ATGGCTATTACGGACATCCCGGCCTTCGCCCACCTGACCGACGCCGACATTGAGAGTCTGGGCGTTGAGCTGGACGCGATCCGGCTGGACATCGAGGATTCGCGTGGCGAGCGCGACGCGCGCTACATCCGCCGCACCATCGCCGCGCAACGTGCCCTGGAGGTTGCCGGCCGGCTCATGCTGGCCGGTAGCTCGAGACGCTCTGCGTGGTGGGCGGGAACGGTGACCCTTGCCCTGGCCAAGATCATCGAGAACATGGAGGTCGGCCACAATGTCACGCACGGCCAGTGGGATTGGATGAACGATCCCGAGATCCATTCCTCGACATGGGAATGGGACATGAGTGCGGCGTCAAAACACTGGCGCTTCAGCCACAACTTCCAACACCACAAGTACACCAACATCCTGGACATGGATGACGATGTGGGCTACACCGTCCTTCGAGTTACTCGTGATCAGCCCTGGGAGCTCTTCAACGTCGGCAACGTGCTGTTCAACGCCATCCTCGCGCTGGGATTCGAGTGGGGAATTGGCTTGCAGTCCATCGAGTTCAGCAAGGTCTTCAAGGCCGGCCCGGACCGCGACATCAACCGCCTGCGGGTGCGCGAGTTTTCCGCGAAGGCCGGAAGGCAGGTGCTAAAGGACTATGTCGCGTTCCCGGCGCTGACCTCGCTGTCGCCGGCGGCGAGCTACAAATCGACGCTGAAGGCCAGCGTGGTGGCCAACGTGGTCCGCAACGTCTGGGCCAACGCGGTGATCTTTTGTGGGCATTTCCCCGATGGCGCCGAGAAATTCGCGAAGACCGACATGGTCGGTGAAACCCGGGGCCGGTGGTATCTGCGCCAGATGCTGGGTAGCGCCAACTTTGACGCCGGACCCACTCTGCGGTTCATGAGTGGCAACCTGTGCCACCAGATCGAGCATCACCTCTACCCCGATCTGCCCAGCAACCGGCTGCAGGAGATCTCGGTGCGGGTCAGGCAGGTCTGCGCCAAGTACGACCTTCCCTACACCACGGGCTCGTTCCTGATGCAGTACGGAAAAGCTTGGCGCACCATTGCCAAACTGTCGCTGCCCGACCGCTACCTGCGCGACACCGCCGAGGACGCTCCGGAAACCCGTAGCGAGCGGATGTTCACCGAATTAGAGCCAGGTTTCGCCGGCATCGACCCAGCGACGGGGCGACGCCGCGGGCTCAAGACGGCAATCGCCACGATCCGCCAACGCCGTACCGACCCGCGCATCAACCAAGACGCGCAATGGGTGGGCATCGATCAGGCCCTCACCCGCCGGTGGTTTACCCGTCAGTAA
- a CDS encoding DUF6632 domain-containing protein, with amino-acid sequence MATPYKLLQLALVFVGAVMLLVYPLAVVWPSGWMWHSGAPYRSDYFMMIVGVYATLGVFLINAARSPENNLSLIWFTVWSSGVHAAIMTVQSFGDGHLGHLWGDVMALLLVAVVLAVLVRTSGIKQPPADRSRLATS; translated from the coding sequence ATGGCAACGCCCTACAAACTCCTGCAACTGGCGCTTGTTTTCGTCGGCGCCGTCATGCTCCTGGTCTATCCCCTGGCGGTGGTCTGGCCGTCGGGCTGGATGTGGCACTCCGGAGCGCCGTACCGATCCGACTACTTCATGATGATCGTCGGCGTCTACGCCACCCTCGGGGTGTTCCTCATCAATGCCGCGCGCAGCCCGGAAAACAACCTCAGCCTGATCTGGTTCACGGTGTGGTCCAGCGGCGTGCACGCCGCGATCATGACGGTGCAATCCTTCGGCGACGGCCATCTGGGACACCTCTGGGGCGACGTAATGGCGCTGCTTCTCGTGGCCGTGGTCTTGGCGGTGCTCGTTCGGACATCGGGGATCAAACAGCCGCCCGCCGATCGGTCTCGGCTGGCGACGAGTTAA
- a CDS encoding ISL3 family transposase, whose product MRMSRVLASGLGDQNMVIEDVTIETETTGRKQPKTSEVLVFSVRPKASQAGRCSRCRKRCPGYDAGGRDGNGIRRWRTLDVGTTKAYLQAAAPRVACGEHGVVVAHVPWARPGAKHTWAFEDTCAWLAAHTALSVLTVLLQIAWRTVAAIVTRVVADGRDTNDLLAGLSRIGIDEIAYRKGHRYLTCVVDHTTGRLVWAGEGRNQDTLGRFFDQLGAERAKLLTHVSCDGAEWIHALVRARAPQALICLDGFHVVAWAMKALDKVRVRTMTRAGITDRHAMWATRKNPADLSCEQRTSLAKIADTNRTLYRAYLLKEQLREVFRVKGTHGRQLLAGWLSWASHSRIPEFAALARSIRRYRDLIWNTLDHGLSNARSEATNTHLRALTKRAYGFHSPDALIAMAMLTRGGLCPALPGRK is encoded by the coding sequence TTGCGCATGTCCAGGGTATTGGCGAGCGGTCTGGGTGACCAAAACATGGTGATCGAGGACGTGACGATCGAGACCGAGACCACGGGTCGGAAGCAGCCGAAGACCTCCGAAGTTCTGGTGTTCTCGGTGCGGCCCAAGGCGTCGCAGGCGGGCCGGTGCTCGCGGTGCCGGAAGCGGTGCCCGGGCTATGACGCGGGGGGCCGGGACGGGAACGGGATCAGGCGCTGGCGGACCCTGGATGTGGGGACCACAAAGGCGTATCTGCAGGCCGCGGCCCCGCGGGTGGCATGCGGCGAGCATGGGGTGGTGGTTGCGCATGTGCCGTGGGCGCGGCCGGGCGCCAAACACACCTGGGCGTTCGAGGACACCTGCGCGTGGCTGGCCGCGCACACCGCATTGAGTGTGCTCACGGTGCTGCTGCAGATCGCCTGGCGCACCGTGGCGGCGATCGTGACCAGGGTGGTGGCCGATGGCCGCGACACCAACGACCTGCTCGCCGGACTGTCGCGGATCGGCATCGACGAGATCGCCTACCGCAAGGGACATCGCTACTTGACGTGCGTGGTTGACCACACGACAGGCCGGCTGGTGTGGGCCGGCGAGGGCCGCAACCAGGACACGCTGGGCCGGTTCTTCGATCAGCTCGGCGCCGAGCGGGCCAAGCTGCTCACCCACGTCAGCTGCGACGGGGCGGAATGGATCCACGCCCTGGTGCGTGCCCGCGCGCCGCAGGCGCTGATTTGCCTGGATGGGTTTCATGTCGTGGCCTGGGCCATGAAGGCACTGGACAAGGTGCGGGTACGCACCATGACCCGCGCCGGGATCACCGATCGGCACGCCATGTGGGCGACCCGCAAGAACCCGGCTGACCTGTCCTGCGAGCAGCGCACCAGCCTCGCTAAGATCGCCGACACCAACCGCACCCTCTACCGGGCGTATCTGCTCAAAGAGCAACTACGCGAGGTGTTTCGGGTCAAGGGCACCCACGGGCGGCAGCTGCTGGCCGGCTGGCTGTCGTGGGCGTCGCACTCACGCATCCCCGAGTTCGCCGCGCTGGCCCGCAGCATCCGCCGCTACCGCGACCTCATCTGGAACACGCTCGATCACGGCCTGTCCAACGCCCGATCCGAAGCCACCAACACCCACCTGCGGGCATTAACCAAACGCGCCTACGGATTCCACAGCCCAGACGCACTCATCGCCATGGCCATGCTCACCCGAGGCGGCCTCTGCCCAGCACTACCCGGACGGAAATGA
- a CDS encoding glycoside hydrolase has product MGTAVLANGRGRWLAIAASVTVSAAMVYAQTTEHRCCVGHPTVAETAPPGAPQIARPPDVPQMSAPADGPRIATPAEVQSLAANAPTAPTSAQNFLVALPPSVAPEHGLQVKTIWAARAIGVLFPEIKTIGGYRQDALKWHPNGLAIDVMIPNYHSPEGIALGNQIAGYALANAKRWGINHVIWRQRLYPGIGAGSWTADYGNETLNHYDHVHIATNGGGYPTGHEIYYIAAMSPQPPA; this is encoded by the coding sequence GTGGGTACCGCCGTGCTGGCCAACGGCCGGGGCCGCTGGCTGGCGATCGCGGCCTCGGTGACCGTCTCGGCCGCCATGGTCTACGCCCAGACCACCGAGCACCGGTGCTGCGTGGGACACCCGACCGTCGCCGAAACCGCGCCACCCGGCGCCCCGCAGATCGCCCGCCCCCCGGACGTGCCGCAGATGTCCGCTCCCGCGGACGGGCCGCGGATCGCCACCCCCGCGGAGGTGCAGTCGTTGGCGGCCAACGCGCCCACCGCCCCCACCTCAGCCCAGAACTTTCTGGTCGCGCTGCCTCCCAGCGTGGCGCCGGAGCATGGGTTGCAGGTCAAGACCATCTGGGCGGCGCGTGCCATCGGCGTGCTCTTCCCGGAGATCAAGACGATCGGCGGGTACCGGCAGGACGCCCTGAAATGGCACCCCAACGGATTGGCGATCGACGTGATGATCCCGAACTACCACAGCCCGGAGGGGATCGCGCTCGGCAACCAGATCGCCGGCTATGCCCTCGCGAACGCCAAACGCTGGGGCATCAACCACGTGATCTGGCGCCAGCGGCTCTACCCGGGCATCGGCGCGGGCAGCTGGACGGCGGACTACGGCAACGAGACCCTCAACCACTACGACCACGTTCACATCGCCACCAATGGGGGCGGCTACCCCACCGGGCACGAGATCTACTACATCGCGGCGATGAGCCCGCAGCCGCCGGCGTGA
- a CDS encoding alpha/beta fold hydrolase has product MSEINYVDLHGERIAYREAGVGEALLLIHGMAGSSATWRAVIPQLSEKYRVVAPDLLGHGESAKPRGDYSLGAFAASLRDLLDELGISRATVVGQSLGGGVAMQFAYQHRDYCQRLVLISSGGLGPDVNWILRILSAPGTELVLPAVAPQPVLNVGNKLGSWLSSVGIRSPRAGEMWNAYSSLSDGQARQAFLRTLRSVVDYRGQAVSALGKIHLSDGLPTLLIWGEQDRIIPVAHGYAAHDALPNSRLEVLAGVGHFPHVESPTAVVDILDDFIATTGPAADLANRRT; this is encoded by the coding sequence GTGAGCGAGATCAACTATGTCGATCTGCACGGTGAGCGTATTGCCTACCGGGAGGCCGGGGTCGGCGAGGCGCTGCTGTTGATTCATGGGATGGCGGGAAGTTCGGCGACGTGGCGGGCCGTCATCCCTCAGCTGTCGGAGAAGTATCGGGTGGTGGCACCGGACCTGTTGGGGCACGGGGAATCAGCCAAGCCGCGCGGTGATTATTCGTTGGGTGCGTTCGCGGCGTCGCTGCGTGATCTGCTCGATGAACTGGGCATCAGCCGGGCGACGGTGGTCGGTCAGTCACTCGGTGGCGGTGTGGCCATGCAGTTCGCCTATCAGCATCGCGACTATTGCCAGCGACTGGTTCTCATCAGCAGCGGTGGCCTCGGCCCCGACGTGAACTGGATATTGCGGATCCTGTCGGCGCCCGGCACCGAGCTGGTGCTGCCAGCGGTCGCGCCGCAGCCGGTGTTGAACGTCGGCAATAAGCTGGGGTCATGGCTGTCGTCGGTCGGCATCCGGTCGCCGCGCGCCGGTGAGATGTGGAACGCGTATTCGTCGTTGTCGGATGGGCAAGCAAGGCAGGCGTTCCTGCGTACGTTGCGCTCGGTGGTGGATTACCGTGGCCAGGCGGTTAGTGCGCTCGGCAAGATCCATCTGAGTGATGGATTACCCACCTTGCTGATTTGGGGTGAGCAGGACCGGATCATTCCTGTCGCCCACGGCTACGCCGCCCACGACGCCCTGCCGAACAGTCGACTTGAGGTGCTGGCCGGTGTCGGGCACTTCCCACATGTCGAGTCCCCGACAGCGGTGGTGGACATCCTTGACGACTTCATCGCCACCACAGGGCCGGCTGCCGATCTGGCGAACCGAAGAACCTGA
- a CDS encoding AMP-binding protein yields MSLGGLMAEQANRAPEEECFLFEDRVHTNAAVHHRIDDAVHRLIAVGIRQGAHIGVLMDTSPAAVTAIAALSRLGAVAVLLPPDDDLAAAVQLCEVADIVTDPHHLAAATATGARVLVLGHGRTADLCRTESDRVVELDDLDLSGAPLPRWYRPNPGRASDLAFVFFSTTGGRRVVKEITNHRWALSAYGTATAAALGCGDTIYCLTPLHHPSGLMVGLGGAVAGGSRIALTRGIDPTRFADEVHRYGVTVVSYTWAMLGELVEAASPELAEHHPIRLFIGAGMPIGLWQKVIDRFAPARVLEFYASTEGDAVLANITGTKTGAKGRPLPGSAEIRLAGYDAATGRFSEDEHGFVRPCADDEVGVLLAKPRSGLDAAIGSMRGVFAAGDTWITTNHLFRRDSDGDYWFVDNRNTVIQSGRGPVFCQPICDALGDITGTDLAVVYPVATDTHDVAVAAVTLGKDGVLTAADLTTALGGLPRHQRPAIVHVVDRIPLTPSYRPLSTALQGAGLPAPGETTWYHDLTDGQYRQSATSHDV; encoded by the coding sequence GTGTCGTTGGGCGGGTTGATGGCCGAACAGGCGAACAGAGCACCCGAGGAAGAATGCTTCCTCTTCGAAGATCGGGTCCACACCAACGCGGCGGTTCATCACCGTATCGACGACGCGGTGCACCGCCTGATCGCCGTCGGTATCCGTCAGGGAGCCCATATCGGTGTGTTGATGGACACCAGCCCCGCCGCCGTGACCGCGATCGCGGCACTGTCGCGGCTCGGCGCGGTGGCTGTGCTGCTACCGCCGGACGATGACCTCGCCGCCGCCGTCCAGCTGTGCGAAGTGGCCGACATCGTCACCGACCCACACCATCTGGCGGCGGCCACCGCGACCGGCGCCAGGGTACTGGTCCTGGGTCATGGCCGCACCGCGGACCTCTGCCGGACGGAGTCGGACCGGGTCGTCGAACTGGACGACCTCGATCTGTCCGGTGCGCCGCTGCCCCGCTGGTATCGGCCGAACCCGGGCCGGGCAAGTGATCTCGCCTTCGTGTTCTTCAGCACGACGGGAGGACGCCGGGTGGTCAAGGAGATCACCAATCATCGGTGGGCGCTGTCGGCCTACGGCACGGCCACTGCCGCCGCGCTCGGCTGCGGTGACACGATCTATTGCCTGACCCCGCTGCACCATCCGTCGGGTCTGATGGTCGGCCTCGGCGGCGCGGTCGCCGGCGGGTCGCGCATCGCCTTGACCCGGGGCATCGACCCGACGCGGTTCGCCGACGAGGTGCACCGTTACGGGGTCACAGTGGTGTCCTACACCTGGGCCATGCTGGGCGAACTGGTGGAGGCGGCGTCGCCCGAGCTTGCAGAACATCATCCGATCCGCCTGTTCATCGGAGCCGGAATGCCGATCGGGCTGTGGCAGAAGGTAATCGACCGATTCGCTCCGGCCCGCGTGCTGGAGTTCTACGCCTCTACCGAAGGGGATGCCGTGCTGGCCAATATCACCGGCACGAAGACCGGGGCCAAGGGTCGGCCGCTGCCGGGCAGCGCCGAAATTCGGCTCGCCGGCTACGACGCCGCGACGGGCCGGTTCAGCGAGGATGAACACGGATTCGTGCGGCCCTGTGCGGACGACGAGGTGGGCGTGCTGCTGGCGAAACCACGCTCCGGACTCGATGCCGCGATCGGGTCGATGCGCGGTGTATTCGCCGCGGGAGACACGTGGATCACCACGAACCACCTGTTTCGCCGCGACAGCGACGGCGACTACTGGTTCGTCGACAACAGGAACACGGTGATCCAGTCCGGGCGCGGACCCGTATTCTGCCAACCGATTTGCGACGCCCTCGGCGACATCACCGGGACCGACCTGGCCGTCGTCTATCCCGTTGCGACCGACACGCACGACGTCGCGGTCGCGGCCGTGACGCTGGGCAAAGACGGCGTCCTCACCGCTGCCGACTTGACCACCGCGTTGGGCGGCCTCCCCCGTCACCAGCGTCCCGCCATCGTCCACGTTGTCGACCGTATACCGCTCACGCCCTCCTACCGCCCACTGTCGACCGCACTGCAAGGGGCTGGGCTCCCGGCGCCGGGCGAAACAACCTGGTACCACGACCTCACCGACGGCCAGTATCGACAATCGGCCACGAGCCACGACGTCTAG
- a CDS encoding tyrosine-type recombinase/integrase — protein sequence MLRGWRAQQVARGLREETIAPRERLVRRFATFTNEYPWHWLPGHVDEWTQSLMAESHLAPSTIRGYQTELRLFSEYLCDGRYSWVAVCEQEFGSGVHPVPICHEWNTIEHLNGYEGNPEARPFTREELQRFLDYADDQVERAVCAKRKGALAAYRDATLFKVVYGWGLRRTETAKLDVVDWGRNPAVPEFGRFGMLHVRYGKSVRGQPPRRRNVPSVMGWAVEAVADYVDNIRPRFGCEDHPALWVTERGGRIAPAEINARFVTYRDALGLPKTLSPHSLRHSWVTHLTEEGVDRRFIQEAVGHRCDTSTAIYTHVSGDFMNTALRKALAPAFDTAPDPTSGKES from the coding sequence ATGTTGCGCGGATGGCGTGCCCAGCAGGTTGCGCGTGGTTTGCGGGAGGAGACCATCGCGCCGCGGGAGCGGTTGGTGCGCCGGTTTGCGACGTTCACTAACGAGTACCCGTGGCATTGGCTGCCGGGTCATGTCGACGAGTGGACGCAGTCGTTGATGGCGGAGTCGCATCTGGCACCTTCGACGATTCGCGGCTATCAGACCGAGCTGCGATTGTTCAGCGAGTATTTGTGCGACGGCCGTTATAGCTGGGTTGCGGTGTGCGAGCAGGAGTTTGGTTCGGGTGTGCATCCGGTGCCGATCTGCCATGAGTGGAACACGATAGAGCACCTCAATGGCTACGAGGGCAACCCAGAGGCCCGGCCATTCACCCGCGAGGAGTTGCAGCGGTTTCTCGACTACGCCGACGACCAGGTTGAGCGTGCGGTGTGCGCGAAACGCAAGGGCGCGTTGGCCGCCTACCGGGATGCGACGTTATTCAAAGTGGTGTATGGGTGGGGCCTGAGGCGGACCGAGACGGCGAAGCTGGATGTAGTTGACTGGGGCCGTAACCCGGCGGTGCCGGAGTTCGGCCGGTTCGGGATGCTGCATGTGCGCTATGGCAAGTCGGTGCGCGGGCAACCGCCGCGGCGACGCAACGTGCCGTCGGTCATGGGGTGGGCGGTGGAAGCGGTCGCCGACTACGTCGACAACATCAGGCCCCGTTTCGGGTGCGAGGACCATCCGGCACTGTGGGTGACCGAACGTGGCGGTCGCATCGCCCCGGCAGAGATCAACGCCCGCTTCGTCACATACCGTGACGCGCTCGGGCTACCGAAAACCCTTAGTCCACATAGCCTTAGGCATTCGTGGGTGACGCACCTTACTGAGGAGGGCGTTGACCGACGATTCATCCAGGAGGCCGTTGGGCATCGCTGCGATACGTCCACCGCGATCTACACCCACGTGTCCGGTGACTTCATGAACACCGCGCTGCGCAAAGCCCTGGCGCCGGCGTTCGACACGGCGCCCGACCCCACGAGCGGCAAGGAGTCCTGA
- a CDS encoding flavin-containing monooxygenase, whose amino-acid sequence MRAGRIGVIGAGIAGLVTAKVLREDGFEVIVFEKEQAIGGVWTQSRTYPGLRTNNSRDTYAFSDHPYDRSADIFPSAEQVRAYLASYVARFELAPLLRLSTEVVRVSRHGNEFTVESCGPTGLSTVVCDFAVVCAGTFSEPDMPAIDGADRFTGTVVHSSQATNPALFAGRRVVIVGAGKSALDCAAWAGSHAQECTLVFRKAHWMMPRYFPGGIPADRLTLGRSTEAFFRYHHPSLMERLLHGPGKQLTNLVWRVVSLLFRFLLRMPAAMVPDEPMPTGIENLGFGKEFYDMARRGRLVLRRDSVAAFLGGPQVLLASGDQIAADIVVFATGWRQPLSFLAPELRTPVVSDGRFQLYRHILPPTEQRLGFVGYASSTACQLSSEISAHWLSRCFRGELALPSLDEMQTEIRRVQAWLEEVMPARPQGYQIGPHLVHHIDDLLADMGLPTRRTSNFVSEYFGSFSPTRYRNLAQERRPARGRKIDRRRYYLSAQHALAAFAALTLVGVLRRHNATRRRTNEHPDRNQT is encoded by the coding sequence ATGCGGGCCGGGCGGATCGGCGTGATCGGCGCGGGAATTGCGGGCCTGGTCACCGCGAAAGTGCTGCGCGAGGACGGCTTCGAGGTGATCGTGTTCGAGAAGGAGCAGGCGATCGGCGGTGTTTGGACCCAATCGCGGACCTATCCCGGACTGCGTACCAACAACTCACGCGACACCTACGCATTCTCCGACCATCCCTATGACCGATCAGCCGACATCTTCCCGAGCGCTGAGCAGGTGCGCGCGTATCTGGCCTCGTATGTGGCCCGGTTCGAGTTGGCCCCGCTTCTTCGGTTATCGACTGAGGTGGTGCGGGTGTCTCGCCACGGTAACGAATTCACGGTAGAAAGCTGTGGCCCAACGGGTTTGAGCACCGTGGTGTGTGACTTTGCGGTGGTATGCGCGGGAACCTTCTCTGAACCGGACATGCCTGCGATCGACGGTGCCGACCGGTTCACCGGGACGGTGGTCCATTCAAGCCAAGCGACCAATCCTGCCCTGTTCGCGGGGCGACGGGTGGTGATCGTGGGCGCGGGCAAATCCGCGCTGGATTGCGCGGCGTGGGCCGGGTCGCACGCGCAGGAATGCACGCTGGTGTTCCGAAAGGCCCACTGGATGATGCCCCGCTACTTCCCGGGAGGTATTCCCGCCGACCGGCTGACTCTGGGACGTTCGACCGAGGCGTTCTTCCGCTACCACCACCCCAGCCTGATGGAGAGGTTGTTGCACGGGCCGGGCAAGCAGCTGACCAACTTGGTCTGGCGGGTGGTGAGTCTGCTGTTTCGATTCCTGCTCAGGATGCCTGCGGCCATGGTGCCTGACGAGCCGATGCCTACTGGAATCGAAAACCTGGGGTTCGGCAAGGAGTTCTACGATATGGCCCGCCGCGGTCGGCTGGTCCTGCGGCGTGACTCGGTCGCGGCCTTTCTCGGCGGACCGCAGGTCCTGCTGGCCAGCGGCGATCAGATCGCTGCCGACATCGTCGTTTTCGCCACCGGCTGGCGCCAGCCGTTGTCGTTTCTAGCGCCCGAACTGCGGACACCCGTTGTCTCCGACGGGCGATTCCAGCTCTACCGGCATATCCTTCCGCCCACCGAGCAGCGCCTCGGGTTCGTGGGCTACGCCTCATCGACCGCGTGTCAGCTCAGCTCAGAAATCTCAGCCCACTGGCTTTCACGATGCTTCCGCGGCGAACTCGCACTTCCCAGTCTCGATGAAATGCAGACTGAGATACGACGCGTGCAGGCCTGGCTGGAGGAGGTCATGCCAGCTCGACCGCAGGGCTATCAAATCGGACCGCACCTGGTGCACCACATCGACGACCTGTTGGCCGACATGGGATTACCGACACGGCGAACCAGCAACTTCGTCAGCGAATATTTCGGGTCGTTCTCGCCGACACGCTACCGAAACCTCGCCCAAGAACGGCGCCCGGCCCGCGGTCGCAAGATCGACCGTCGCCGCTACTACTTGAGCGCCCAGCATGCTCTTGCGGCATTTGCCGCTCTCACCCTGGTTGGTGTCCTTCGCCGACACAACGCGACCCGGCGCCGGACCAACGAACACCCCGATCGGAACCAGACATGA
- a CDS encoding STAS domain-containing protein, which produces MSGITMNTPPAPSVLPEGGFLSQPWQGHTARLVSRRLRSSVAVISAHGDIDASNADILTEYTLGHLIRCRGLILDLRDVDFFGSQGFSALYRVSVCCLRAGRSWALVPGEAVSRMLRIGDPQGLLPAASTLEAAVVTVQNQPHRPPQPIATRKDLGQSSSCDRTVCLVCGGTQQVRQEQRTLTEAIAKLDGPALTVVDPGFRRCKI; this is translated from the coding sequence ATGTCGGGGATCACCATGAATACTCCGCCCGCCCCCTCCGTGCTGCCGGAGGGCGGCTTTCTTTCCCAGCCCTGGCAGGGTCACACCGCACGGTTAGTCAGTCGTCGGCTCAGGTCGTCGGTAGCCGTCATCAGCGCCCACGGCGACATCGACGCATCCAACGCTGACATTCTGACCGAGTACACGCTAGGGCATCTAATACGTTGCCGCGGGCTGATCCTTGATCTGCGTGACGTGGATTTCTTTGGCAGCCAGGGCTTCTCGGCGCTGTACAGGGTCTCCGTCTGCTGCTTGCGCGCCGGCAGAAGCTGGGCGTTAGTACCCGGTGAGGCAGTCTCCCGGATGCTGCGCATCGGTGATCCACAGGGCTTGCTACCCGCCGCGAGCACCCTCGAGGCAGCGGTGGTAACCGTCCAAAACCAGCCTCACCGTCCGCCACAGCCCATCGCGACCCGCAAGGATCTCGGACAATCCTCGAGCTGCGATCGCACGGTGTGCCTGGTCTGCGGCGGTACACAACAGGTCCGGCAGGAACAACGCACCTTGACAGAAGCAATCGCCAAGCTCGATGGTCCGGCCTTGACGGTGGTTGACCCTGGGTTTCGAAGATGCAAAATCTGA